In one window of Zingiber officinale cultivar Zhangliang chromosome 11A, Zo_v1.1, whole genome shotgun sequence DNA:
- the LOC122032023 gene encoding uncharacterized protein LOC122032023 gives MANPRWRLRAGGYATAIWAFKIAFFFLGVLFVGAAARAAVPAAAGALASSLPGPRAAFLSWIRPPFLFIAIHFIILVIWKLSDQKQQREQWSAEEFGDPEMVKSFDNSRSSNINRKPSTDIWSDEISQSPSPDLAESSQSDASCLTVDSVERSTASSVSSIKKSAEPESDRGATVEEEEDLAAALAIAGVENDSMEATWRAIMDKPSRTAAASPAPSRRDYRPLDPPPPPVGHDELTQRFDEFIKKNHQQIRFHTSRRR, from the coding sequence ATGGCGAATCCGCGATGGAGATTGCGAGCAGGTGGATATGCGACAGCGATTTGGGCCTTCAAGATCGCTTTTTTCTTCCTCGGCGTGCTTTTCGTCGGCGCCGCCGCCAGGGCAGCCGTCCCTGCGGCCGCAGGCGCTTTGGCCTCTTCCCTACCTGGACCCCGGGCGGCCTTCCTCTCCTGGATCCGGCCGCCGTTCCTCTTCATCGCTATCCACTTCATCATCCTCGTCATTTGGAAGCTCTCTGATCAGAAGCAGCAGCGAGAGCAATGGTCCGCGGAGGAGTTTGGGGATCCCGAAATGGTCAAATCTTTCGACAATTCGCGTTCTTCAAACATCAATCGTAAGCCCTCCACCGACATCTGGAGCGATGAGATTTCGCAATCTCCGTCGCCTGATCTCGCTGAGTCGTCCCAGTCCGACGCGTCCTGCCTCACCGTGGACTCCGTCGAGAGGTCCACCGCCTCTTCCGTGTCTTCAATCAAGAAGAGCGCTGAACCGGAGTCGGATAGAGGAGCTACggtggaggaagaggaagacttgGCCGCGGCGCTGGCAATCGCCGGCGTAGAAAACGACTCGATGGAGGCGACTTGGAGGGCGATAATGGACAAGCCGTCTCGGACAGCGGCGGCGTCGCCTGCCCCGTCGCGGCGGGACTATAGGCCACTAGACCCGCCTCCACCACCGGTAGGTCACGACGAGTTGACCCAGCGATTCGACGAGTTCATAAAAAAAAACCACCAGCAGATCCGATTCCACACTAGCCGACGCCGGTAG
- the LOC122032710 gene encoding putative GEM-like protein 8 encodes MKHTNLDQVAGLPLRLVRYGAEAAAKFVAVSELNRICLHSDSCDGSRYKQKLDSPFAWMSKLTKKADSYLKGIRDHVSLGSKISETVKGKLSLGAKILQAGGVQRVFRQSFTVEKGEKLLHAFQCYLSTTAGPIAGLLFVSINKIAFCSDQSIRITSPEGSLVRVPYKVLIPLGKVKRNNLCENSYKSNKKYIQIVTVDEFEFWFMGFLCYQRSLKHLRRAISASQLEDLH; translated from the exons ATGAAGCACACAAACCTTGATCAAGTTGCAGGGCTTCCTCTTCGATTAGTCAGATATGGAGCTGAAGCTGCTGCAAAATTTGTTGCTGTTTCAGAGCTTAATCGAATCTGTCTTCATTCTGATTCTTGCGATGGCTCCCGATACAAACAAA AATTGGATTCGCCATTTGCCTGGATGAGCAAGCTCACTAAAAAGGCAGACAGCTATTTGAAAGGCATCAGAGATCATG TGAGTTTAGGGTCCAAGATTTCAGAGACTGTTAAGGGAAAATTGAGCTTGGGAGCAAAAATTCTTCAAGCTGGTGGAGTCCAGAGAGTTTTCAGACAAAGTTTCACAGTTGAAAAAGGAGAGAAGCTTCTCCATGCATTCCAGTGCTACCTATCAACAACAGCCGGTCCTATTGCGGGCCTGCTCTTCGTTTCGATAAATAAGATTGCTTTCTGCAGTGATCAATCGATCAGAATCACATCTCCGGAAGGAAGTTTGGTACGAGTTCCCTACAAG GTTTTGATTCCACTGGGAAAGGTGAAAAGAAACAATCTATGCGAGAACTCATACAAGTCTAATAAAAAATACATCCAAATAGTGACCGTTGACGAATTCGAGTTTTGGTTTATGGGCTTTCTCTGTTACCAGAGATCATTGAAGCATTTGAGAAGAGCAATTTCAGCATCACAACTAGAAGATTTGCATTGA